From the Chloroflexia bacterium SDU3-3 genome, the window AAGTAGGAGAGCGTGGAGAACACCTGGTCCACCTGGTCGCGGTGCACCAGCAGGTAGCGCACGATCTCCTGGTAGGGGTAGCCGTCGGTGATGGCGGTGGCGCGGCGGTAGTGGCACAGGAAGGGCACATCGGGCATGGCCAGCGCCACATTGGGCGAGAGCGCGGCGGCGGCGATGCTCATGCCGCCGCCCTGGCTGCCGCCCGTCACCGCCACGCGGGCGGGGTCGATGGCCTCGTGGGCCAGCGCGGCCTCGACAGCGCGGGCGCAGTCGGTGAACAGCCGCCGGTAGTAGTAGGTCTCGGGGCTGGCCACGCCGCGCGTCATGTAGCCGGGGTGGTGGGGGTTGCTGCCCTCCGGCTCGGCGTCGCCGGTGTCGCCCACCTGCCAGCCCGAACCCTGGCCGCGCGTGTCCATCACCAGGTGCGCGAAGCCAAGCGAGGACCACAGCGTCCAGTCGGTCACAAACGCGCGCCCGCCGCCGTAGCCGATGAACTCGACCACGCAGGGCAGCTTGCCGTCGCGCTGCTTGGGCATGGTCAGCCAGCCCTTGATGCGCTGGCCGCCGTAGCCGCTGAAAGTCACGTCGTAGGCATCGATGGTGGCGAAGCGCAGGTCGCGCACCGGCTCGAACACGGGATTGAGGTCGAAGGCTCGGGCCGTGGCCAGGGTATCGCGCCAAAATGCGTCAAAATCAGCAGGCTCCTCGCGCTCGGGCAGGTAGGTGCGCAGCTGATCCAGTGGAAGGTCGAAGAACGCCATGGGTCACTTCTTTCTTCTGGCGAATGCGGACGGCGCTATGATACCACGGACGAGAGGGCTTTTCACCACCAAGGCTCCAAGCGAGCACAAGAAACCTTTACCACGAAGACGCGAAGGCACGAAGGGAAAACCGATTTGCCACCTCCACGACAAGCAGCAAAAGGGTAGCAGGCACAACAGACATGGCCTATGAGCCCTCGGGCAGCGCGCAGATTTTTTACCACCAAGACTCCAAGAGAGCACAAAGAGCCGCTTTACCACGAAGACGCAAAGGTTCCAAGATTCTCGGGCAACACACTTGCCTCTTTTGTCGCATTTATAGATGGGTTTCTATCTTTAATAGCGGGTCTGTGATTCAAGAGGCTCGGTCTGTGATTCAAGAGGCTCGGTCTGTGATTCAAAGATAGATCATGTGTGTTACTGCGTAAAATACTGCTATGCGGGTATTTTTGATGATAGATCTTTGCGCTTGGTGGGCGCACACCCTGCACGGGCGGCGCACAGGGGCCAGCCCTTCGTAACCCCGCGAGGAAGCGTGGCCCCTCACGTGGTATCAAATTTACGCCAGCGTTGGGCCTTTTCCCCATCAGCGATAGCGGTGGTACTTGTTTGGTGGGTGGATGCCCTACGCGGGCAGCGCACAGGGGCCAGCCCCTGTGAACCCCGCCAGGGGGCGTAGCCCCCTTGGAACCCCCAATTTGTAGCGTTCCTATGCTGTTCCCTGGCGGCTGGTGTTCGTGCATATGGCCATCAAAATACTATCGGCACCTTCGCCGCATGGGCCGGGTGGGTGAGATTCTCAACCTCACATGCGGTGCATAGCTTGGCACGCGTTCTTTCGTCATATGCCGCATCGAGAAGCCCCACACAAAAAAGTGGCACCTGTTGAGGGCGATGCCCCTTGGAACCCCAATGTTGAGCGTTCCTATGCTGTTTCCTGGCTGCTGGTGTTCGT encodes:
- a CDS encoding acetylxylan esterase, whose amino-acid sequence is MAFFDLPLDQLRTYLPEREEPADFDAFWRDTLATARAFDLNPVFEPVRDLRFATIDAYDVTFSGYGGQRIKGWLTMPKQRDGKLPCVVEFIGYGGGRAFVTDWTLWSSLGFAHLVMDTRGQGSGWQVGDTGDAEPEGSNPHHPGYMTRGVASPETYYYRRLFTDCARAVEAALAHEAIDPARVAVTGGSQGGGMSIAAAALSPNVALAMPDVPFLCHYRRATAITDGYPYQEIVRYLLVHRDQVDQVFSTLSYFDGVNFAARAKARALFSVGLMDEICPPSTVFAAHNHWAGEKDIRIYHYNHHEGGGSFQTIEKVKFAQRHLQGEK